A genome region from Chitinophagales bacterium includes the following:
- a CDS encoding phosphatase PAP2 family protein, producing the protein MQKFFANTISYVFHPLLFPTYGTVAIISSNPYLFGNFNAKNQFIWVVLVFVLTFIFPTVWLVMMRKLQMIESLELRTNKERIIPFIAIATFYLWAYRMFKPSAGNAFFANEIVSNMLLGATISIFIGFVINIFSKVSLHAMGAGCFFALCLTLVRYSDFNLTLLIIAAIVVAGAIGSARLILGAHSPREVFSGYLIGFAGLFTAFNILPKLFN; encoded by the coding sequence ATGCAGAAATTTTTTGCCAATACTATTTCTTATGTTTTCCATCCATTGCTGTTTCCTACATATGGCACGGTAGCCATTATTTCTTCTAACCCATATTTGTTTGGAAATTTTAATGCTAAGAACCAGTTTATTTGGGTGGTGCTGGTATTTGTTTTAACCTTTATTTTTCCTACGGTTTGGCTGGTTATGATGCGTAAGTTGCAAATGATAGAATCGCTGGAATTGCGTACTAATAAGGAGCGGATTATTCCATTTATTGCCATTGCTACTTTTTATTTGTGGGCATACCGCATGTTTAAACCAAGTGCAGGCAATGCGTTTTTTGCTAATGAAATAGTTTCAAACATGTTGCTAGGTGCTACCATTTCTATTTTCATTGGATTTGTAATAAATATATTTAGCAAGGTAAGTTTGCACGCAATGGGCGCAGGTTGCTTTTTTGCATTATGTTTAACATTGGTGCGGTATTCCGATTTTAACCTTACACTGCTTATTATCGCAGCCATTGTGGTGGCTGGTGCTATTGGCAGTGCACGTTTAATTTTAGGGGCGCATAGTCCGAGAGAAGTTTTTTCAGGTTATTTAATTGGGTTTGCAGGCTTGTTTACAGCCTTTAATATACTACCGAAGTTGTTTAATTAA
- a CDS encoding thiol-disulfide oxidoreductase DCC family protein, producing the protein MNLKEENHHPNAIVLFDGVCNLCESSVQFILLRDTAAYFKFASLQSNFAQEILLQQGLDTTHFDSIVLLQNGKIFQRSDAALRIAKHLSGGWKLLYGFIVIPRFVRDAMYNFIATNRYRWFGKKNECMLPRPEWRNRFLS; encoded by the coding sequence ATGAACTTAAAAGAAGAAAACCATCACCCAAACGCCATTGTATTGTTTGATGGAGTTTGCAATTTATGCGAATCTTCAGTTCAATTTATTCTGCTACGCGACACCGCTGCATACTTTAAATTCGCCTCCCTACAATCAAATTTTGCACAAGAAATTTTATTACAACAAGGCTTAGACACCACGCACTTCGATAGTATTGTATTGCTACAAAACGGGAAAATATTCCAACGTTCCGATGCCGCACTTAGAATTGCCAAACACCTTTCGGGAGGATGGAAATTACTTTACGGCTTTATTGTAATACCACGCTTTGTACGCGATGCCATGTACAATTTTATTGCTACCAATCGCTATCGCTGGTTCGGAAAAAAAAATGAATGTATGCTGCCAAGACCAGAATGGCGAAACAGGTTTTTATCCTAA
- the udk gene encoding uridine kinase, with translation MIIIGITGGSGSGKTTVVRNILEKIKRSEVAVLSQDSYYKDNKHLTLEERALINFDHPNSIEFDLMVKHLEELKQDKPIEEPTYDYVTSSRQAATITIEPKHVMIVEGILLFTDERIRNLCTLKVFVDAEADDRLMRIIERDILERGRKLEDVLMRYEIVKAMHQQFIEPTKRYADLIIPQGGMNHVAIDVLVSMIKQKLNKHATSLQ, from the coding sequence GTGATTATTATAGGTATAACAGGTGGTTCGGGCAGTGGAAAAACAACGGTAGTTCGCAATATTTTAGAGAAAATAAAACGGAGCGAAGTTGCTGTTCTTTCGCAAGATTCTTATTACAAAGACAACAAACACCTTACGCTTGAAGAAAGAGCACTCATAAATTTCGACCATCCAAATTCTATTGAATTTGACCTAATGGTAAAACATCTAGAAGAACTAAAACAAGATAAACCCATAGAAGAACCTACTTACGATTACGTAACCAGTTCGCGCCAAGCAGCTACCATTACCATTGAACCCAAACACGTAATGATAGTAGAAGGGATATTGCTTTTTACCGATGAGCGCATACGCAATCTTTGCACCCTAAAAGTATTTGTAGATGCCGAAGCAGACGATCGCCTCATGCGCATTATTGAGCGCGATATTTTGGAACGAGGCAGAAAACTCGAAGATGTTTTGATGCGTTACGAAATAGTAAAAGCCATGCACCAACAGTTTATAGAACCCACCAAGCGCTATGCCGATTTAATTATTCCGCAAGGTGGCATGAACCACGTAGCCATTGATGTATTGGTAAGTATGATAAAGCAAAAACTAAACAAGCACGCCACTTCGCTACAATAG
- a CDS encoding 2,3,4,5-tetrahydropyridine-2,6-dicarboxylate N-succinyltransferase produces MSTHHLAATIEEIWNDRNLLASTESKQAIETVIESLDKGTLRVAEPTANGWQVNEWIKKAVILYFPIRAMEVMEVGPFEFHDKMKLKKNYKDLGVRVVPHAVARYGAFIEKGVILMPSYTNIGAYVGEGTMVDTWATVGSCAQIGKHVHLSGGVGIGGVLEPVQAAPVIIEDNCFIGSRCIVVEGVHVGKEAVLGANVVLTASTKIIDVTSNQPVEYKSYVPERSVVIPGSYTKTFPAGNYQVPCALIIGKRKESTDKKTSLNDALREHSVAV; encoded by the coding sequence ATGAGTACTCACCATTTAGCTGCCACCATAGAAGAAATTTGGAACGACAGAAACCTGCTGGCATCCACAGAAAGCAAACAAGCAATTGAAACTGTTATTGAATCTTTAGACAAAGGAACATTAAGGGTTGCAGAGCCAACTGCAAACGGATGGCAGGTAAATGAATGGATAAAAAAAGCCGTGATACTATATTTCCCTATTCGTGCAATGGAAGTGATGGAAGTGGGACCTTTTGAATTTCACGATAAAATGAAACTCAAAAAGAACTACAAAGATTTAGGCGTACGCGTGGTGCCACATGCTGTTGCGCGCTATGGGGCTTTCATAGAAAAAGGCGTTATTTTAATGCCTTCATATACCAATATTGGCGCTTATGTAGGCGAAGGCACCATGGTAGATACTTGGGCCACTGTTGGCAGTTGCGCACAAATAGGCAAGCATGTGCACCTAAGCGGAGGCGTGGGCATTGGAGGCGTATTAGAACCAGTACAAGCCGCTCCGGTAATTATTGAAGACAACTGCTTTATAGGTTCGCGCTGCATTGTGGTAGAAGGCGTGCATGTGGGCAAAGAAGCAGTATTGGGTGCCAATGTGGTACTTACTGCCAGCACTAAAATTATTGACGTAACCAGCAACCAGCCTGTGGAATACAAAAGTTATGTACCCGAAAGAAGTGTGGTAATTCCAGGCAGCTACACCAAAACATTTCCGGCAGGCAATTACCAAGTGCCATGCGCCCTTATTATTGGTAAACGAAAAGAAAGTACCGATAAAAAAACATCGCTAAACGATGCGCTTCGCGAACATTCCGTAGCGGTATAA
- a CDS encoding peptidoglycan-binding protein, producing MKNSLLILMLLVSSIAMRAQIFINTGNENLEKYKKENPNIEIYDENKHGSQPEKAPATQKPEAEKVKPAAIAVTSPAVTKSTPAETHTATVPAAQPEGAELPPNAEPGKCYARCFISDQFEFKEEQVVDKPLSYKTEVIPAVYGKVTDTVVLRKSYVKKVVTPAEYEVTSEDVLVTPATTKWQKGKADASCLSANPADCQVWCLVEVPAVYRKVTKKVLKTPASSREETIPAELKFVERKVVLEAAKTNKVEVPATYKTVMKKVLVKKGGYQEWREVLCADKLNEQRILAIQKALKSEGYDPGPFDNVFGTKTKEALIKFQQDKGLPVGNLNMETLKALGVN from the coding sequence ATGAAGAATTCGCTTCTCATTCTGATGCTGTTGGTTTCATCCATAGCTATGCGCGCACAAATCTTTATTAATACGGGCAACGAAAATCTGGAAAAATATAAAAAAGAAAACCCTAACATCGAGATTTACGATGAAAATAAACATGGCAGCCAGCCCGAAAAAGCACCTGCAACACAAAAGCCGGAAGCCGAAAAAGTAAAGCCTGCAGCCATTGCAGTTACTTCGCCTGCCGTTACAAAAAGTACCCCTGCCGAAACGCATACAGCTACTGTGCCAGCTGCACAACCAGAGGGAGCAGAATTGCCTCCTAATGCAGAACCTGGCAAATGCTATGCACGTTGCTTTATTTCCGACCAGTTTGAGTTTAAAGAAGAGCAAGTGGTAGATAAACCATTGAGCTATAAAACAGAGGTTATTCCAGCTGTATATGGAAAAGTTACCGATACCGTAGTATTAAGAAAATCGTATGTAAAGAAGGTGGTAACTCCGGCAGAATATGAAGTTACCAGCGAAGATGTTTTGGTAACTCCTGCCACTACCAAATGGCAAAAAGGAAAAGCAGATGCTTCGTGTTTAAGCGCAAACCCCGCAGATTGCCAAGTGTGGTGTTTGGTAGAAGTTCCGGCTGTTTACCGTAAAGTAACTAAAAAGGTATTAAAAACACCTGCTTCTTCAAGAGAAGAAACTATACCTGCCGAATTGAAATTTGTAGAGCGCAAAGTAGTGTTGGAAGCTGCCAAAACCAATAAAGTAGAAGTGCCTGCAACCTATAAAACCGTAATGAAAAAAGTATTGGTAAAAAAAGGAGGATACCAAGAATGGCGTGAAGTTTTATGTGCCGATAAGTTGAATGAGCAACGTATCCTTGCCATCCAAAAAGCATTAAAATCTGAAGGCTACGATCCAGGTCCGTTTGATAATGTATTTGGAACAAAAACAAAAGAAGCTCTTATTAAATTCCAACAAGATAAAGGTTTGCCTGTAGGCAACCTGAATATGGAAACACTAAAAGCGTTGGGTGTAAATTAA
- a CDS encoding saccharopine dehydrogenase NADP-binding domain-containing protein, whose protein sequence is MQHILILGAGKSSGALIDYLSKYAHIEHYSITIADVNPTNLADARKFSEALNTVLISGIEDEQIAALVVESSLVISMLPAALHPAIAVCCLQFRKNLITPSYIAAAMQELHSEVQKAGLLFLNEMGLDPGIDHLSACEMIDSVQQQGGVVKSFKSHCGGLVAKESNDNPWGYKFSWNPRNVVLAGQGSGFIRWKENSGIQLLPYHRLFASSSCITIGSEKFDSYPNRDSLTFIEPYNLENAPTIYRGTLRYHGFCEAWNLLVQLGCCDDTTPIEIHEGETNATFMKRFIQCVNGGSMQQQAARILKVEEDSAAFQNLLWLELFKEKPLAISGKHTAASVLQKILEEKWQLKKGDKDRVVMLHEMEYELHGRHFYAIAVLDRNGNDNHTAMAETVGLPIGIAARMMLNNAIQLTGVLRPVQKEIYEPVLAALKEMGISFVHTQKVL, encoded by the coding sequence ATGCAGCACATACTTATTCTTGGAGCAGGAAAATCGAGTGGCGCACTTATTGATTATTTAAGTAAGTATGCCCACATCGAGCATTACAGCATTACCATAGCCGATGTAAACCCAACTAATTTAGCCGATGCCAGAAAGTTCTCAGAGGCATTAAATACAGTGCTTATTAGCGGTATAGAAGATGAACAGATAGCAGCACTAGTGGTAGAGAGTTCATTGGTTATTTCTATGTTGCCCGCAGCTCTACATCCGGCAATTGCTGTATGTTGCTTGCAGTTTCGCAAAAACCTTATTACGCCCTCTTACATTGCGGCAGCCATGCAGGAGTTGCACAGCGAGGTTCAAAAGGCGGGTTTGCTGTTTTTAAATGAAATGGGTTTAGATCCCGGCATAGACCATTTGAGTGCTTGCGAAATGATAGATAGTGTACAGCAGCAAGGAGGTGTAGTGAAAAGTTTTAAATCGCATTGTGGAGGATTGGTGGCTAAAGAAAGCAACGACAATCCATGGGGATATAAATTTTCGTGGAACCCACGCAATGTGGTGCTGGCAGGGCAGGGCAGCGGTTTTATTCGCTGGAAAGAAAATAGCGGCATACAGTTACTGCCATACCACAGATTGTTTGCTTCATCAAGTTGTATTACAATTGGAAGCGAGAAATTTGATTCCTATCCTAACCGCGATTCACTTACATTTATAGAGCCATATAATTTAGAAAATGCACCAACTATTTACCGAGGTACATTGCGCTACCATGGTTTTTGCGAAGCATGGAATTTATTGGTGCAATTGGGCTGTTGCGATGACACTACTCCAATAGAAATACACGAAGGAGAAACCAACGCTACTTTCATGAAGCGATTTATTCAATGCGTAAATGGTGGCAGCATGCAGCAGCAAGCAGCACGAATTTTAAAGGTAGAAGAAGATAGCGCGGCTTTTCAAAACTTGCTATGGCTGGAATTGTTTAAAGAAAAACCTTTGGCAATAAGCGGCAAGCACACTGCGGCAAGTGTATTGCAGAAAATATTGGAAGAAAAGTGGCAGCTAAAAAAAGGAGATAAAGACAGAGTAGTAATGCTGCATGAAATGGAATATGAACTTCATGGAAGGCATTTTTACGCTATCGCAGTTTTAGATAGAAACGGAAACGATAACCACACAGCAATGGCAGAAACTGTGGGCTTACCCATTGGTATTGCTGCCCGCATGATGTTGAATAATGCAATACAACTTACAGGCGTGTTGCGTCCGGTACAGAAAGAAATATACGAACCGGTTTTAGCAGCGCTGAAAGAAATGGGTATTAGTTTTGTACACACCCAAAAGGTATTGTAA
- a CDS encoding LTA synthase family protein: MRFLLAFVIRLVVLLVLYQCCRILFFVCNYHYFQHENINSLLQILWGSLRFDLSALMYLNAPFLLLLLLPFPFRFNRYYQQTALWIFFVVNAIGLIANIADIGYYPFILRRTNASLFLEFKNDAGLLTSIQKFVFTYWYLFIAALLLLFAFFYINRKLPLPQAESYNRKRYIADIAALPLVVLIWLGFARGSFVPSNRPINISYAGDYVSNPAATSLVLNTPFSIMTTLGNIKIPDYHFFGSIEEAQKIYNPVQSFEVKHEPKKNVVVIIVESLSKEFVATLNQHKEGYEGFTPFIDTLVFHSLTFENTLANSKRSIEGLPAVVASIPSLSEAYVLTPYSSNKINSLATVLNKYGYHTSFFHGAHHGSMGFTAFMKMAGFQYTFSKEEFGNDQYYDGTWGIWDEVFLQYWNSKLSSFPQPFCSVLFTVSSHHPFALPEAYKNTFKKGYLDIHPSIQYTDQSLKKFFEEASKMPWYKNTIFVLTADHAASFAHYPEYNNNVGVFSVPIIFFTPDSSLRGFENKTVQQQDIFPSIIDYLGIGDTISAFGKSVFQPNTSPLVMNYFAGTFQVFTDEFLLQYDGTKPTALYRYRSDKLLQQNLLDKMPETVDAIMPSMQAYLQQYAHRVRNNKMLP; the protein is encoded by the coding sequence ATGCGCTTTTTGCTTGCATTTGTAATTCGTTTGGTGGTGCTTTTAGTACTGTACCAATGCTGCAGAATTTTATTTTTTGTATGTAACTATCACTACTTCCAGCACGAAAATATAAACTCGCTACTACAAATATTGTGGGGCAGTTTACGCTTCGATCTTTCTGCACTCATGTATTTGAATGCACCGTTTTTGCTGCTGTTGCTGCTTCCTTTTCCATTTCGCTTCAACCGCTATTACCAGCAAACGGCATTGTGGATTTTCTTTGTTGTAAATGCTATTGGGCTTATTGCCAATATTGCAGATATTGGCTACTATCCGTTTATACTTCGCAGAACCAATGCATCGCTCTTTCTAGAATTTAAAAATGATGCCGGATTGCTTACCAGCATTCAAAAATTTGTTTTTACCTATTGGTATTTATTCATTGCGGCACTGCTATTGCTGTTTGCCTTTTTTTACATAAACCGCAAACTTCCACTGCCGCAAGCAGAAAGCTATAACCGCAAACGCTACATTGCCGATATTGCTGCATTACCATTGGTTGTTTTAATCTGGTTGGGATTTGCACGTGGCAGTTTTGTACCCAGCAACCGCCCAATAAACATAAGCTATGCAGGCGATTATGTAAGCAATCCGGCTGCCACAAGCTTAGTCCTCAACACGCCATTTTCTATTATGACCACCTTGGGCAACATAAAAATTCCCGACTATCATTTTTTCGGCAGTATAGAAGAGGCACAAAAAATATACAATCCTGTTCAGTCCTTTGAAGTAAAGCATGAGCCTAAGAAAAATGTAGTAGTAATTATTGTTGAAAGCCTAAGTAAAGAATTCGTGGCTACACTTAACCAACATAAAGAAGGCTACGAAGGCTTCACCCCATTTATTGATACACTTGTTTTCCACTCACTTACTTTTGAAAACACACTCGCCAATAGCAAACGCTCCATCGAAGGCTTGCCGGCTGTGGTAGCAAGTATTCCTTCGCTTTCGGAGGCATATGTTTTAACGCCTTATTCTTCTAATAAGATAAACTCATTGGCGACCGTACTAAACAAATACGGCTACCACACTTCGTTCTTTCATGGTGCGCATCACGGCTCTATGGGTTTTACAGCCTTTATGAAAATGGCAGGTTTCCAATATACCTTCAGCAAAGAAGAATTTGGCAACGACCAATACTACGATGGTACTTGGGGAATTTGGGATGAAGTGTTTTTGCAGTACTGGAACTCCAAACTTTCATCGTTTCCACAACCGTTTTGCAGCGTATTGTTCACAGTTTCATCGCACCATCCTTTTGCGCTACCTGAAGCATATAAAAACACTTTTAAAAAGGGCTATTTAGATATACATCCTTCTATACAATATACAGACCAATCTTTGAAAAAATTCTTTGAAGAAGCATCCAAAATGCCTTGGTATAAAAACACCATTTTTGTACTCACCGCAGACCACGCAGCCTCGTTTGCGCATTATCCTGAATACAACAACAACGTGGGTGTTTTTTCGGTACCAATTATTTTCTTTACACCCGATTCATCGCTCAGAGGGTTTGAAAATAAAACCGTACAGCAGCAAGATATTTTCCCTTCCATTATAGATTATTTAGGAATTGGCGATACCATTTCGGCATTTGGGAAAAGTGTATTCCAACCTAACACTTCGCCATTGGTAATGAATTATTTTGCGGGCACATTCCAAGTATTCACCGATGAATTTTTGCTGCAATACGATGGCACCAAACCAACAGCTCTTTACCGCTATAGAAGCGATAAATTGCTACAGCAGAATCTGCTAGATAAAATGCCCGAAACGGTTGATGCCATTATGCCTTCCATGCAAGCATACTTACAACAATACGCTCATAGAGTGCGCAACAATAAAATGCTTCCGTAA
- the thrS gene encoding threonine--tRNA ligase codes for MMKITLPDGAVREYEVGTSALQVAESISQGLAKKVLAAEVNGEVYDLTRPIKTDATVKLLTWEEDGGKKTFWHSSAHLMAEALEATFPNVKFGIGPPIEEGFYYDIDLGDRKLTEEDLRKLETSIKELAAKNSQYLRSEVSKADAIKYFTDKGDEYKLELLQDLNDGEITFYQQGNFTDLCRGPHIPSTGYIKSIKLLSIAGAYWRGNEKNKQLTRIYGITFPKQQMLDEYLTLLEERKKRDHRTLGKELEIFTFDDEVGPGLPLWLPKGAAIIEKLETLAKKTEAAQGYVRVKSPHIAKESMYLRSGHLPYYAESMFPPMELDGTKYYLKAMNCPHHHKIFGATPKSYRDMPLRFAEYGTCYRYEQSGELFGLMRVRSLQMNDAHIYCTKEQFEEEFMKVNELYVKYFKIFGIEKYQMRFSKHEPSKLGQKYINNPELWQQTEDMVRKVLVKSGLPFVEVADEAAFYGPKIDIQIWSAIGREFTIATNQVDFAQAERFDLWFTNEKNEKERPLIIHRAPLSTHERFIGFLLEHYAGKFPLWLAPEQIAILPISDKYLDYAKALQLQLQGNDFSVSIDSRSEKIGKKIRDTELRKVPYMLVVGEKEAADQTVAVRRQGKGDQGVMPVSNFIAQALQEVANFE; via the coding sequence ATGATGAAGATAACATTGCCCGATGGCGCAGTGCGCGAATACGAAGTAGGAACTTCGGCATTGCAAGTGGCAGAGAGTATTTCGCAAGGTTTGGCAAAAAAAGTATTAGCAGCAGAAGTAAATGGAGAAGTGTATGACCTTACACGCCCCATAAAAACCGATGCTACCGTAAAATTACTTACATGGGAAGAAGATGGTGGAAAGAAAACTTTTTGGCATTCGAGCGCCCACTTAATGGCAGAAGCTTTGGAAGCTACTTTCCCTAACGTAAAGTTTGGCATTGGCCCGCCAATAGAAGAAGGCTTTTATTATGATATTGATTTGGGCGATCGCAAACTTACCGAAGAAGATTTGCGCAAACTCGAAACAAGCATTAAAGAATTGGCAGCCAAAAACAGCCAATACCTGCGCAGCGAAGTAAGCAAAGCCGATGCCATCAAGTATTTTACCGACAAAGGCGATGAGTATAAATTAGAATTACTGCAAGACCTAAACGATGGCGAAATTACTTTCTACCAACAAGGTAATTTTACCGATTTGTGCCGCGGACCACATATTCCTTCTACCGGCTACATTAAAAGCATTAAACTGCTAAGCATAGCCGGAGCCTACTGGCGCGGAAACGAAAAAAACAAACAGCTTACCCGCATCTACGGCATTACTTTTCCTAAACAACAGATGCTAGATGAATATCTTACACTGTTGGAAGAACGCAAAAAACGCGACCACCGCACACTCGGCAAAGAATTAGAGATATTTACTTTTGACGATGAAGTGGGTCCCGGCTTGCCCTTGTGGCTGCCTAAAGGTGCTGCCATTATTGAAAAGTTAGAAACCCTGGCTAAAAAAACCGAAGCAGCACAAGGCTACGTGCGCGTAAAAAGCCCGCATATTGCAAAAGAAAGTATGTATTTGCGTAGCGGCCATTTGCCGTATTATGCCGAAAGCATGTTTCCGCCCATGGAATTAGATGGCACTAAGTATTATTTAAAGGCCATGAACTGCCCACACCACCACAAAATTTTTGGCGCTACTCCAAAGAGCTACCGCGATATGCCACTGCGCTTTGCAGAGTACGGCACTTGCTACCGCTACGAACAAAGTGGAGAACTTTTTGGTTTAATGCGCGTGCGCTCGCTACAAATGAACGATGCACACATCTACTGCACCAAAGAGCAATTTGAAGAAGAGTTTATGAAAGTAAATGAGCTCTATGTGAAATACTTCAAAATATTCGGCATAGAAAAATACCAAATGCGTTTTAGCAAACATGAACCAAGTAAACTCGGGCAGAAATACATCAACAACCCCGAACTTTGGCAACAAACCGAAGACATGGTTCGCAAAGTATTGGTAAAAAGCGGCTTACCATTTGTAGAAGTAGCAGATGAAGCTGCTTTCTACGGACCTAAAATTGATATTCAAATATGGAGCGCCATCGGTAGAGAATTTACAATTGCTACCAATCAGGTAGATTTTGCACAAGCCGAAAGATTCGACCTTTGGTTTACCAACGAGAAAAACGAAAAGGAACGTCCGCTTATTATTCACCGTGCACCGCTTTCTACACACGAGCGCTTTATTGGATTTTTGCTAGAACACTACGCAGGAAAATTCCCGCTGTGGTTGGCTCCGGAACAAATTGCCATATTGCCGATTAGCGACAAATATTTAGACTACGCAAAAGCACTTCAATTACAATTGCAGGGCAACGATTTTTCTGTATCAATAGATTCGCGCAGCGAAAAAATTGGCAAAAAAATACGCGATACCGAATTGCGAAAAGTGCCCTACATGTTGGTAGTTGGCGAAAAAGAAGCTGCCGACCAAACCGTAGCAGTACGCAGACAAGGAAAAGGCGACCAAGGTGTAATGCCTGTAAGCAATTTTATTGCCCAGGCATTGCAAGAAGTTGCCAACTTTGAATAA
- the pyrH gene encoding UMP kinase has protein sequence MQYKRILLKLSGESLMGAKQFGIDTNMVLQYAEEIKELVEAGVEVAIVIGGGNIFRGIQAADNGIDRVQGDYMGMLATVINSMALQSGLEKVGVFTRLMTAIEMKEIAEPFIKRRAVRHLEKGRVVIFGAGTGNPYFTTDTAAALRATEIECDVILKGTRVDGIYDCDPEKNANAVKFNELSFNEALQRKLNVMDLTAFTLCQENNLPIIVFDMNQKGNLRKVVSGENIGTIVK, from the coding sequence ATGCAGTATAAACGCATTCTTTTAAAACTAAGCGGAGAAAGTTTAATGGGCGCAAAACAGTTTGGTATAGATACCAATATGGTTTTGCAATATGCCGAAGAAATAAAAGAGTTGGTAGAAGCCGGAGTAGAGGTGGCTATTGTAATTGGCGGAGGCAATATCTTTAGAGGCATTCAAGCGGCAGATAATGGTATAGATCGCGTGCAGGGCGATTATATGGGAATGCTGGCAACCGTAATAAACAGCATGGCTCTACAGAGCGGATTAGAAAAAGTGGGTGTATTTACCCGTTTGATGACAGCCATAGAAATGAAAGAAATTGCAGAGCCGTTTATTAAACGAAGAGCAGTTAGGCATTTAGAGAAAGGGCGTGTAGTAATTTTTGGAGCCGGTACCGGAAACCCATATTTTACTACCGATACCGCTGCCGCTTTACGCGCTACCGAAATTGAATGCGATGTAATTCTAAAAGGAACACGTGTAGATGGTATTTACGATTGCGACCCCGAAAAAAATGCCAATGCAGTTAAGTTTAATGAACTTTCTTTTAACGAGGCGTTACAGCGTAAATTAAACGTAATGGATCTAACCGCTTTTACACTTTGCCAAGAAAATAACCTGCCTATTATTGTATTTGATATGAACCAAAAAGGCAACTTGCGCAAAGTAGTAAGCGGAGAGAATATTGGAACAATTGTAAAGTAA
- the frr gene encoding ribosome recycling factor has product MTDADVKKVLDETRSLMQKAIEHFEYELSKIRAGRANPSMLEGVEVEAYGSRSPLNQMANISTPDAKTITVQPWDASLLQAIERGIMMANIGLTPQSDGKIIRLNIPPLTEERRKDLVKQSKGEAETARVSVRNIRRDSNEKIKKLLKDGLPEDSGKKAEADIQNITNDFTAKVEKHLEVKEKEIMTV; this is encoded by the coding sequence ATGACAGATGCAGATGTAAAAAAGGTGTTAGACGAAACCCGTTCGCTCATGCAAAAAGCTATTGAGCACTTTGAGTATGAGCTTTCAAAAATTAGAGCCGGAAGAGCTAATCCTTCAATGTTAGAAGGTGTAGAAGTAGAAGCATATGGTTCGCGCTCACCATTAAACCAAATGGCCAATATTTCTACTCCCGATGCCAAAACCATTACGGTTCAACCGTGGGATGCTTCGTTGTTACAAGCCATTGAGCGTGGCATAATGATGGCAAACATTGGTTTAACTCCACAAAGCGATGGTAAAATTATTCGCTTAAATATTCCACCTCTTACCGAAGAGCGCAGAAAGGATTTAGTAAAGCAATCTAAAGGCGAAGCAGAAACAGCCCGTGTTTCGGTACGCAATATCCGTAGAGATTCCAACGAAAAAATTAAGAAGTTATTGAAAGACGGCTTGCCGGAAGATTCAGGAAAGAAAGCCGAAGCCGATATTCAAAATATTACCAACGATTTTACAGCTAAGGTGGAGAAACACCTAGAGGTAAAAGAGAAGGAAATTATGACCGTTTAA